The Gloeomargarita lithophora Alchichica-D10 genomic sequence CCGGGTCTGGGGCATCGGGCCGTCCGTAGCCGCCACCACCAGAATCCCCCCGTCCATCTGAGCCGCCCCGGTGATCATGTTTTTCACATAGTCGGCGTGGCCGGGGCAATCCACGTGGGCGTAGTGGCGATTGTCCGTCTCGTACTCCACGTGGGCGGTGTTGATGGTGATCCCCCGGGCTTTTTCCTCGGGAGCCGCATCAATGTCATCGTATTTACGAGCCTTGGCATTCCCCATGGCCGCCAGGGTCATAGTGATCGCCGCCGTTAGGGTGGTCTTGCCGTGATCCACGTGGCCGATGGTGCCGATATTCACGTGGGGCTTATTCCGTTCAAATTTTGCGCGTGCCATGGATGTCGTGTCCCTCTTTGGTTAAGCGTTCCCTTTGGCTTTGATGATGGTTTCGGCCACGTTGCGCGGCACTTCATCATAACAGCTGAACTCCATCGTAAAAACACCCCGTCCCTGTGTCATAGACCGGATGTCCGTTGCGTAGCCAAACATTTCCGCTAGGGGGACTTTGGCCGTAACCTTCGCCAACCCAGCTTCTGAGGCCATACCCTCAATCTGACCACGGCGGGAGTTCAGATTACCCATAATATCACCTAAGTAACTTTCTGGCACCTCTACTTCCACTTTCATCATGGGTTCGAGCAGTACCGGGCCGCATTTCATCACCCCTTCCTTGACGGCGATGGAACCGGCAAACTTAAATGCCATTTCGGAGGAGTCCACATCGTGGTAGGAACCATCCACCAGGGTCACCCGCAGGTCAATCATGGGATAACCGGCCAGAATCCCGCCCTCGCAGGCTTCCCGAATCCCTTGCTCCACGGGGGAAATGTACTCCTTGGGAATCACCCCACCGACAATTTTGGAGACAAATTCAAACCCGGTGCCGGGTTCCCCTGGCTCGACCTGAATCACCACATGGCCGTACTGGCCTTTACCCCCACTCTGGCGGATGTATTTGCCTTCCTGGGTGGTCTTACGGCGGATCGTTTCCCGGTAGGCCACCTGGGGATTGCCCACGTTGGCTTCCACGTTAAATTCCCGCAACATCCGATCCACCAGGATTTCCAGGTGCAGTTCCCCCATGCCGGAAATGATGGTTTGGTTGGTTTCCGCATCCACCGCTACCCGGAAGGTGGGGTCTTCCTTGGAAAGGGATTGCAGGGCTTTGGAGAGCTTGTCAATGTCGGCTTTGGTCTTGGGTTCAATGGCTACGGAAATGACTGGTTCCGGGATAAACAAGGTTTCCAAAATCACCGGGTGGTTGTCATCGCACAGGGTATCCCCGGTGATGGTATCTTTTAACCCCAATACTGCCCCCAAATCCCCGGCTTGTAAGGCTTCTACCTCTTGCCGGTCATCGGCTTTCAGCACCACCAAGCGGGACAAACGTTCTTTTTTGCCCTTGGTGGAATTGAGCACGTAGGTACCCCGCTGCATCACCCCGGAATAAACCCGCACAAAGGTCAAATCCCCAAATTTATCGGACATGATCTTGAAAGCGAGAGCCGACAGGGGTTGTTTGTCATCCGCATGGCGCTCCACCTCTTCCCCATTGGGCAGGGTGCCTTTGATGGCGGGAATATCAATGGGAGAGGGTAAATAATCCAACACCGCATCCAACAACAACTGTACGCCCTTATTCTTAAAAGCGGAACCGCACAACATCGGCACCATTTTGCCCGTAATGGTAGCTTTGCGGATGGCGGCGGCAATTTCCTCCTCCGTGAGTTCTTCCCCTTCCAGGTACTTTCCGGTCAACACATCATCGGTTTCGGCGGCGGCTTCGACTAATTTGGCGCGAAATTCCTGGGCTTGCTCCATCAATTCGCTGGGAATCTCCACCTGGCGAATGTCTTTGCCAATATCATCAAAGTACTGAAACGCACACATCCGCACCAGGTCAATTACGCCCTGGAATTGGTCTTCGGCACCGATGGGCAATTGGATCGGCACCGCATTCGCCCGCAGGCGATCCCGCACCTGGTCGTAAACTTTGTAAAAATTTGCCCCGGAGCGATCCATCTTGTTCACAAAAATAATCCGGGGCACCTTGTAGCGATCCGCCTGCCGCCACACGGTTTCGGTCTGGGGTTGCACACCCCCCACTGAGCATAAAACCGTGATCACCCCGTCCAGCACCCGCATGGAGCGCTCCACCTCAATGGTGAAATCCACGTGACCGGGGGTATCAATGATATTCACGGCGTATTCCTCGGCTCCCGGCAAGGGTTGGGATGGATCATCCGGGTTGCGTTTTGTCCAGCGGGTGCTGATGGCCGCCGCCGTAATCGTAATTCCCCGTTCCCGCTCCTGCGCCATCCAATCGGTAATGGCGGTGCCCTCATGCACTTCCCCCATTTTATGCACCAACCCGGAATAGAACAAAATCCGCTCCGTGGTGGTGGTTTTACCGGCATCAATGTGGGCGGCAATGCCCATATTTCGCACGCGTTCAATCGGGGTGATTCGAGCCACGGGTTCCTCCTGGGTGACCTGTGAATGAAAAAATAGCGAGTCCGTTACGAATTTTATCCTTTTTTGGGAATGGCCGTTGTGCCCTAGTAACGGTAGTGGGCAAAGGCTTTGTTGGACTCAGCCATCCGGTGGGTTTCTTCCCGTTTTTTGATGGAGGCACCGGTTTCGTTGGCCGCATCCATAAGTTCATTTGCCAGTTTCATGGCCATGGTTTTGCCATTTCGCTGGCGGGAATAGTTGGTCAGCCAACGCATAGCTAGGGCGGTTCCCCGGTCGCTCCGCACTTCTACGGGCACCTGGTAGGTGGCACCCCCCACCCGGCGGGCTTTGACTTCCACCAGGGGGGTGGCGTTGCGGACGGCTTTCTCCAGGGTTTCGATCGGGTCGTTGCCCGTGCGTTCCTGAATGGTGGCCAGGGCTTGATAAACCAAGCGATAGGCCAAATTCTTCTTGCCGCATTTGAGCATGTGGGACACCAGAATATTCACCAGCCGGCTGTTGTGCTGGGGGTCGGCTCCCACGGGGCGGCGTTTGACTCGACGACGGCGTGACATAGGCGTTTAGGAATACGTTGACGACAGGTGCATTACTTTTTCTTGGCTCCACCCTTACCGGCGGGAGTGGCGGGTTGACCGGGTTTGGGACGTTTGACCCCATACTTGGAACGGCCTTGGTTGCGGGGGGAAATCTGGTTGGGATGCTTTACCCCGGCGGCATCCAAGGTGCCCCGAATGATGTGGTAGCGCACCCCCGGCAAATCCTTGACCCGGCCACCCCGGATCAGCACCACCGAGTGTTCCTGCAAGTTGTGCCCAATCCCAGGAATGTAGGAAGTTACTTCAAACCCGGAGGTTAACCGCACCCGGGCCACTTTCCGCAGGGCAGA encodes the following:
- the rpsG gene encoding 30S ribosomal protein S7, with amino-acid sequence MSRRRRVKRRPVGADPQHNSRLVNILVSHMLKCGKKNLAYRLVYQALATIQERTGNDPIETLEKAVRNATPLVEVKARRVGGATYQVPVEVRSDRGTALAMRWLTNYSRQRNGKTMAMKLANELMDAANETGASIKKREETHRMAESNKAFAHYRY
- the rpsL gene encoding 30S ribosomal protein S12: MPTIQQLVRSERESLKRKTKSPALKSCPQRRGVCTRVYTTTPKKPNSALRKVARVRLTSGFEVTSYIPGIGHNLQEHSVVLIRGGRVKDLPGVRYHIIRGTLDAAGVKHPNQISPRNQGRSKYGVKRPKPGQPATPAGKGGAKKK
- the fusA gene encoding elongation factor G, with amino-acid sequence MARITPIERVRNMGIAAHIDAGKTTTTERILFYSGLVHKMGEVHEGTAITDWMAQERERGITITAAAISTRWTKRNPDDPSQPLPGAEEYAVNIIDTPGHVDFTIEVERSMRVLDGVITVLCSVGGVQPQTETVWRQADRYKVPRIIFVNKMDRSGANFYKVYDQVRDRLRANAVPIQLPIGAEDQFQGVIDLVRMCAFQYFDDIGKDIRQVEIPSELMEQAQEFRAKLVEAAAETDDVLTGKYLEGEELTEEEIAAAIRKATITGKMVPMLCGSAFKNKGVQLLLDAVLDYLPSPIDIPAIKGTLPNGEEVERHADDKQPLSALAFKIMSDKFGDLTFVRVYSGVMQRGTYVLNSTKGKKERLSRLVVLKADDRQEVEALQAGDLGAVLGLKDTITGDTLCDDNHPVILETLFIPEPVISVAIEPKTKADIDKLSKALQSLSKEDPTFRVAVDAETNQTIISGMGELHLEILVDRMLREFNVEANVGNPQVAYRETIRRKTTQEGKYIRQSGGKGQYGHVVIQVEPGEPGTGFEFVSKIVGGVIPKEYISPVEQGIREACEGGILAGYPMIDLRVTLVDGSYHDVDSSEMAFKFAGSIAVKEGVMKCGPVLLEPMMKVEVEVPESYLGDIMGNLNSRRGQIEGMASEAGLAKVTAKVPLAEMFGYATDIRSMTQGRGVFTMEFSCYDEVPRNVAETIIKAKGNA